CATGCCGACGTGGCGCACGATGTTCTCCCGCACCACGATCGCATCGTCGATCAACAGGCCGATGCACAGGCTCAGCGCCATCATCGTCATGAAGTTCAGGGTGAAGCCGAAGGCATAGACCGCAATGAAGCTGGAGATCACCGAGATCGGCAGCGTCAGGCCGGTGATGATGGTGGAGCGCCAGCTGTGCAGGAACAGGAAGACGATGGCCACGGTCAGCAACGCGCCTTCGATCAGGGTGTGGCGCAGGCCGTCCAGCGAGTGCTTCACGAAGTCGCTGTTGGCATAGATCAGCCGCAGCTCCATGTCCTTGGGCAGGGTCTTGCGCAGCTCGTCCATGGCGGATTGGATCGCCTCGCCGGTGGCGACGATGTTGGCATCCTGCTGCTTGAAGATGTTGAAGCTGACCGCCGGCTGGCCGTTGATGCGGGCGACCGAGTCCAGCTCGCGCTCTCGTTCGGTGAGGGTGCCCAGATCGCCCAGCATCAGCGGCATGTCGCCGCGCCGGCCGACCACCACATTGACGAACTGCTTGGGATCCTTGACCTTGCCCTCCACCCGCAGCATGGCGTCCGAATACGCATCCGACAGCACGCCCACCGGCTGGTCGCTGTTGGCCTCGTTCAAGGCCGCAGCGATCTGCGCCGGGGTGATGTTGTAGGCCCGCAGGCGCTGCGGATCCAGGTCGATGCGCACTTCCCGCAGTGCCAGTCCGCCGATGTCCACCTTGGCCACGCCCTCCACCCGGGACAGCCGCTTGGAGACGACCAGATCGGCCATCATCGAAATCTCGCGGGCGGTGCGGGTGGGGCTCAGCAGCGCGGCCACGACGACCGGCTGGGCGTTGTCGCCCTGGAAGCGCGAGACCATGGCCGGCTTCACATCCTTCGGGAAGTTGGCCTGGACCAGCGCAATGCGGTCGCGGATTTCCTGCATGCCGCGGTTCATGTCGGCATTCAGGCTGAATTCGACACTGGTCTGCACCCGGCCCTCAAAGCTGCGCGACTGGATCTTCTCCACGCCGGCCACGGTGTTGAGCGCCTCCTCCAGCGGCTTGGCCACTTCGCGCTCGACCGCCTCGGGCGAGGCGCCGGGATAGCGCACATCGATCCATGCGCCGGGCAGCGTGATGTCGGGCATCTGCTCGACGCCCAGCTTGGAATAGGAGAACAGGCCCAGCACACACAGGGCCACCATCACCATGGTGGCGAACACGGGGTTCTGGATCGAGACGCGGGTCATCCACATGGTGGCCCCCTTCTTGTAGTCGTGAGGTCGTCGAAGGACCGTGGCCGTCGCCCTCTGCGGCGGCCACCGATCCGTGGGTCCGGACACCGGCGCGAGCAACGTCGTCCGCGCATGGCGCTGTCCGGAGAACCGCTGCTGCGCTTGACGCAGGTGTCAGCGGGGCGAGCGGCCGATGGCACCCCTCGCGGAAATCAGCCGACAGAGGACGGTCGTCGGTCGTCGGTCGGCGTGCTGATCGCCGGTCTACTGCGCCGTGCCGCTGGCCACCGCACTGGCCACCGTCGCCTTGCCGGGCAGGATGGCGGCCTTGTCGCCCTCTTTGAGGTTGTCGAACCGGGCCCCCAGCACCTGCGTCTGCGGCGTCAGGCCGGCGACGATCTCCACCCGCCTTTCCCGCGGATCGCGACGGCCGGTGGTGACGATGCGACGCAGCAAGGCGCCGTTGTCGATCACCCAGACATGCTCCTGGCCGGAGATGCTGCCCAGCGCGGTCGCCGGCACCGTCAGGCGCTGCTTGTCGTCCGGCAGTTCCACCCGGGCGACGGCGTACTGACCGGCGCGGAAGCGTTCGCCGGGGTTGTCCAGGGCCAGCGTCACGCCGATCGATCGGGTGCCGGGCTCGGCCGCCGGCGCGATGCGGGCGATGCGCGCGGTCACCGGCTCGTCAAAGCCCTCCACCCGGACCAGCACGCTCATGCCGGGCTTGAGCCGTCCCACCTCATGAGTGCCGACCTGACCGGCCAGTTCCAGCCGGGACAGGTCGACGATGGTCAGCACCTGCTGCTCGGCCGCCACCTTCTCACCCGGCAGCGCATGACGCTTGGACACGATGCCGCTGATCGGCGTGACCAACCCGGCCTGACGCAGCAGCACTTCGCTGGTGCCGAGCTGCGCCTGGGCCGACAGCATCTGGCCGCGGGCCGATTCGAGCGCCGCGCGTGAGTTGTCCAGCGCAGTCGGTGCGATGAAGTTCTGCGAAGCCAGGCCTTGGTTGGCCTTGAACTGGCGCTCGGATTGCTCGTACATGGCCCGCGCCGATTCCAGCCCGGCGTTGCGCTCGGCCACCCGGTGGCGCAGTTCTTCAAGATCGAGCTGGCCCAGCGTCTCGCCGGCGCGTACGCGGCTGCCTTCGGCCACCGCCAAATGCACCAGGCTGCCGCTGGCCTTGGCCCGCACGATCACCGTGTTGGGGGCCACCAGTGGGCCGGAGAACTCGATCAGCGCCGGCATGCTGGCCGGCGTGGGCTTGACCACCTCGCTGGCCTGGAACTGCAGTGCGGGCTTCTCCGGCGCCTTCTTCACGGCCGGCGCCTCGGCCTTGCTCGTGGCGAAGACCGCCGCACCGCCGGCCAGCACGACCAGCGCGGCGGCAGCGAGGCCACCGATCAACCATTTTTTCCGCATGTGCTCCCCCATCCGTTTAAGAAGACCCTGTGTACAAAGGTCTCTGAATGCGGCGGAGTGTAGGAAGCCGGTTCACACGCCGCGCCCGAACTGCGACGAATTGCAGTTTGCGCGTCATGGCTTGCATTTCACAGCGACCAAATCTGGCGACATGGCGACGAACGGCCGATCCGCCGGACAGGCTGCCGTCCATGGGCCTGCTTCGCCCGATGACGATGTCCGACAAATTCCTCCCGGTGCGACCGCGGTTCAGCGCGATTCGGGGCGCGTGATTCGTCGCGGTGGGTCGGGTGCCTCGCGGTGGGTCGGGTGCCTCGCGGTGGGTCGGGTTTCCTCCTGGTCAGTCTGCTTCGTCTTGGGTGGCCTGATTCGGCGTGGTTTATCGCAGTCCGTGCTGATGCAACTCATCAAACGGGCATAAACAAGATTGATCGTGCATGACCATGCAGATGCAGGCAGAATCGACTCGTTTTGCCTCCAGCAACTTACCTGGCTCAGGACCGCACCCATGACCGCTGAACTGCCCATGACTCGCCGCGACGCCATTGCCGATCGCCTCGCTCAAGGCCAGCCGGTCGCGGCCGTGGCGCTGGCGGCGGAATTCGGTGTTTCGGAAGATGCGATCCGCCGAGACCTGCGGGCCCTGGCGGCGGACGGCCTGTGCCGGCGTGTTTACGGCGGTGCGCTGCCGCTCACACCCGGACACCTGCCGATGAGCGCCCGCATGAAGCAGGGTCAGGCCCAGAAGACCGCGCTGGCCGCCGCAGCGGCGGCCACGGTGCAGCGCGGCGAGCTGCTGTTCCTGGACTGCGGCAGCACCAACCTTGCGCTGGCCCATGCGCTGCCGGAAGACATGGGCCTGACCGTGGCGACCAATGCGGTTGACATCGCCGCCGCCGTGCTGCGCCGCGCGGACATCCAGCTCATCATGCTGGGCGGCTTGGTGGACCCGGTGGTGGGCGGCTGCGTGGATGCGGCGGCGGTGCAGCAGTTGGCGCCCCTGCGGATCGATCGCTGCTTCGTCGGCGTCTGTGCCCTGTCGCCGGAGGGCGAGCTGAGTACGCCGAACTACGCCGATGCGGTGTTCAAGCGCTCGCTGATCGCGGCCAGCCGCATCAGCGTCGGCCTGATCACGACCGACAAGATCGGCACCGGCGCGCCCTTTCGGGTGGCCGCAGCGACGGATCTGGCGCAGGCCATCGTCGAGCATGACGCACCGGCGCATGCCATCCAGGCACTGACCCAGGGCGGCGCCCTGGTCTCCAAGGCGCCCGCGCCGGCCTGAGTCGTCGTCCGATGGCGGATGCCCCCTGGGTGGACCAGGCAAAGGCAGCCCCCCGGCGACCCGATCTCCCGGCTCGCCCTCCCCTCCTGATTTCTTGAGCGCCCTCTGATGCCCATGAGCTCCTCTCACCTTCCCATCGCGCTTCGATCCGAAGACCGGCTGGCCGTGCGCCTGGCCTTTCTTGTCGCCGGCTTCGGCCTGGCGGGCTGGGCGCCGCTGGTGCCCTTCGCCAAGCAGCGGCTGGGCGTGGACGACGGCACCCTGGGCCTGCTGCTGCTGTGCCTGGGAATCGGGTCGGTGATCGCGATGTCATTGGCCGGCGCCTTGAGCGCGCGGTTCGGCACCAAGGTCGTCACCCTGGTCAGCGGCTTCGTGTTTGCGCTGACGCTGCCCGTGCTGACCGTGGCCGACACCCCCGGCTCACTGGGCGCGGCGCTGTTCGTGTTCGGCGCGGCACTGGGGTCGCTGGAAGTGGCGATGAACGTCGCCGCCTCGGACCTGGAACGCGCCAGCGGCCGACCGTTGATGTCCGGCTTTCATGCGCTGTTCAGCGTCGGGGGTTTCGGCGGCGTGGCCTTCATGACGGTGATGATGTCGCTGCATGTCACCCCGGCCATCTGCGCCGTGCTGGCCGCCACGCTGATGGTGCTGGCGCTGGGCGTGGCCTGGCCCTTGCTGCCGCGCTCTAGCGCCGCGCAAGGCGGACCGCTGTTCGCCTGGCCTCGCGGCATCGTGCTGTTGCTGGCAATGCTGGCCTCGATCACCTTCCTGGCCGAAGGCGCACTGCTGGACTGGAGCGCGCTGCTGGTCACTGAGTCCGGCTGGCTGCCGGCGGCCCAGGGCGGGCTGGGCTATCTGCTGTTCGCGATCGCCATGACCCTCGGCCGCCTGGGCGGCGATGCAGTGACCGCGCGCCTGGGCGATCACGCCACCTTGCTGTGGGGCGGCGTGCTGGCCGTGCTGGGTTTTGCCTTGCTGCTGCTGGTGCATCTGCCGGCTGTGGCGCTGGGCGGCTTCGTGCTGATCGGACTGGGCGCTTCCAACCTGGTGCCGGTGCTGTTCCGCCGGGCGGGTGCGCAAGGGGTGATGCCCACGTCATTGGCCGTCGCGGCGGTGACCACGGCGGGCTATGCCGGTATTTTGGTCGGCCCCGGATTGATCGGACTGGTGGCGGAGCAGGTCGGACTGCCCACTGCATTCTGGATGCTGGCCGGCCTGCTGTGCATCGTGCCCATCTGTGCACGCTGGGTGGCGCCGAAACGGCCTTGAGGGTTCGCAGCGACCGCAGCCTCGCGCCGGCCGAGCGACTGGATCGAAGCAACGATCCGAATGCTCCGATTGATCCGGTCGTGAAGATTGAGCCGTGTGTACCCGGTGTGCCGGTTGCTCCGGTTGCTCCGGTTGCTCCGGTTGCTCCGGTTGCTCCGGTTGCTCCGGTTGCTCCGGTTGCTCCGATGGTCACCTGAGCGGGTGATCGCCGTGCAACTGATCGCTGCGACGACGGAGTGGCTGAGCGAACGAGCGGAGCATCCGTGGGCCCAACCCGTGGGCCCAACCGCCCTCAGGTGACGGGCACCGCCGCCGGGGGCGTCAGCGGATCCCGTCGAGCACCCCGCCAATGGCAGAACGCGCCCAGCAAGGCAAAGACGGCGGCCGCCCAGAAGCAGGCCTGATAGCCTCGCCCCGCCGCAAGCCAGGCGCCGGCCAGGCTGCCGAGCACGCCGGAGACGCCGTAACCCAGCACCGCATACAGCGCCTGGCCACGCCCCTGCAGGCGACCCGGGAAGTAACGGCCGATCAGCCCGATGCAGGCGGTGTGCTGGGCCGCGAAAGTCACCGCATGCAGGCACTGCAGCAGCACCATGGCGATGACGCTGTGACCGAGCGCCGCCGTCCCGGCGAAGCGCACTGACGCCAGCACGGCCGCCAACATCAGCCAGTGATGCAGATGGTGGTGCAGCAGCCAACGCCCCTGCAGCGCGAACCAGGTGATTTCCGCCGCCACCGACACCGCCCACAGCGCGCCCACCTGTCCTCGGCTGTAGCCCAGCTGATCCAGGTAGAGGCTGTAGAAGGCATACACCGCGGTATGACCCAGCACGGTGAAGAACATGCCGAGGAAGAACCAGCCCACCTCGGGCCGGCGCAAGGTATCGGCCATGGACGCCGAGGGTCCATGGGCATGCTGGACGGGCGGCCGACGCGGCAAACGCCAGGCCGCGAACACCAGCGTCGACAGGCCGATCACGATCGTCAGCGGGAAGACCGACAGCCCGGCCCATTCGAACCACCAGCCGCCGCCGACCACCGTCGCCAGGAAGCCGACCGAGCCCCACAGCCGCACCCGGCCGTAGCGCTTAGGATCCATCCCGCCGCTGGCCGCCAGTTCCGCCGTGATCAGCGATTCATTCAACGGCGTCACGCAGGCGTTGAAGAAGTACATCAGGAAGACCGCCGCCGTCAGCCCCATCACCGTTGGCGGCAGCAGCA
The Roseateles amylovorans genome window above contains:
- a CDS encoding efflux RND transporter periplasmic adaptor subunit: MRKKWLIGGLAAAALVVLAGGAAVFATSKAEAPAVKKAPEKPALQFQASEVVKPTPASMPALIEFSGPLVAPNTVIVRAKASGSLVHLAVAEGSRVRAGETLGQLDLEELRHRVAERNAGLESARAMYEQSERQFKANQGLASQNFIAPTALDNSRAALESARGQMLSAQAQLGTSEVLLRQAGLVTPISGIVSKRHALPGEKVAAEQQVLTIVDLSRLELAGQVGTHEVGRLKPGMSVLVRVEGFDEPVTARIARIAPAAEPGTRSIGVTLALDNPGERFRAGQYAVARVELPDDKQRLTVPATALGSISGQEHVWVIDNGALLRRIVTTGRRDPRERRVEIVAGLTPQTQVLGARFDNLKEGDKAAILPGKATVASAVASGTAQ
- a CDS encoding MFS transporter, producing the protein MADSARVLRASALLGCAYYGSIGLFNPFVPLWYQSLGVPVVSIGLLVSMQSWTRLFAPYLWGMVADRSGRRVELIRAAALACWLCSWGLLLPPTVMGLTAAVFLMYFFNACVTPLNESLITAELAASGGMDPKRYGRVRLWGSVGFLATVVGGGWWFEWAGLSVFPLTIVIGLSTLVFAAWRLPRRPPVQHAHGPSASMADTLRRPEVGWFFLGMFFTVLGHTAVYAFYSLYLDQLGYSRGQVGALWAVSVAAEITWFALQGRWLLHHHLHHWLMLAAVLASVRFAGTAALGHSVIAMVLLQCLHAVTFAAQHTACIGLIGRYFPGRLQGRGQALYAVLGYGVSGVLGSLAGAWLAAGRGYQACFWAAAVFALLGAFCHWRGARRDPLTPPAAVPVT
- a CDS encoding DeoR/GlpR family DNA-binding transcription regulator produces the protein MTAELPMTRRDAIADRLAQGQPVAAVALAAEFGVSEDAIRRDLRALAADGLCRRVYGGALPLTPGHLPMSARMKQGQAQKTALAAAAAATVQRGELLFLDCGSTNLALAHALPEDMGLTVATNAVDIAAAVLRRADIQLIMLGGLVDPVVGGCVDAAAVQQLAPLRIDRCFVGVCALSPEGELSTPNYADAVFKRSLIAASRISVGLITTDKIGTGAPFRVAAATDLAQAIVEHDAPAHAIQALTQGGALVSKAPAPA
- a CDS encoding MFS transporter; the protein is MSSSHLPIALRSEDRLAVRLAFLVAGFGLAGWAPLVPFAKQRLGVDDGTLGLLLLCLGIGSVIAMSLAGALSARFGTKVVTLVSGFVFALTLPVLTVADTPGSLGAALFVFGAALGSLEVAMNVAASDLERASGRPLMSGFHALFSVGGFGGVAFMTVMMSLHVTPAICAVLAATLMVLALGVAWPLLPRSSAAQGGPLFAWPRGIVLLLAMLASITFLAEGALLDWSALLVTESGWLPAAQGGLGYLLFAIAMTLGRLGGDAVTARLGDHATLLWGGVLAVLGFALLLLVHLPAVALGGFVLIGLGASNLVPVLFRRAGAQGVMPTSLAVAAVTTAGYAGILVGPGLIGLVAEQVGLPTAFWMLAGLLCIVPICARWVAPKRP